Proteins encoded within one genomic window of Companilactobacillus sp.:
- a CDS encoding LysR family transcriptional regulator, producing MRIQQLQYLETIVRTGSINEAAKQLYLTQPSLSNAIKELESEMGIKILLRSKLGVSLTDDGREFMVYARQVLDQVQLLEGRYEKNTVRKQAFSVSAQHYAFVVHAFVELIKTVKADEYNFTLRETETENILSDLTTFKSELGILYLNNFNRQVLQKLFKEQDLEFTPLFKATPHVFVGSQNPLTKKRTVTLEDLVDYPYLSYEQGDNNSFYFSEEILSTLDRKKNIKVSDRATIFNLMVGLNGYTISSGIISNKLNDDKIVAIPLEVDDSMTLGWLKHRQMELSPIAVDYLKMLKEHIEGYGFAIIDDEK from the coding sequence ATGAGAATACAACAACTACAATATCTCGAAACCATTGTCAGAACAGGCTCGATCAACGAAGCTGCCAAGCAATTGTATTTGACGCAACCCAGTTTATCCAACGCCATTAAAGAACTAGAATCAGAAATGGGCATCAAAATTTTATTGCGCAGCAAGCTTGGAGTTTCTTTAACAGATGATGGACGCGAATTCATGGTCTATGCTCGACAAGTTTTAGATCAAGTCCAATTACTTGAAGGACGTTATGAAAAAAATACCGTCCGCAAGCAAGCTTTTTCAGTATCCGCCCAGCATTACGCTTTCGTAGTGCACGCCTTTGTCGAGTTGATCAAGACAGTCAAGGCAGATGAATACAACTTCACTTTGCGAGAAACTGAGACCGAGAACATCTTAAGTGACTTGACGACGTTTAAAAGCGAATTGGGAATTTTGTACTTGAACAATTTCAACCGCCAAGTTTTGCAAAAATTATTCAAGGAGCAGGATTTGGAGTTCACGCCTTTATTCAAAGCTACGCCGCACGTCTTTGTCGGTAGTCAGAATCCTTTGACTAAAAAAAGGACAGTCACACTAGAAGATTTAGTGGACTATCCTTATTTGTCATATGAACAAGGCGATAACAATTCATTTTATTTTTCTGAGGAGATTTTGAGTACGCTTGATCGTAAGAAAAACATCAAAGTGTCTGATCGGGCAACGATTTTTAACTTGATGGTCGGTTTAAACGGCTACACCATCAGTTCCGGTATTATCAGTAACAAGTTAAACGATGACAAAATCGTAGCAATACCGCTAGAAGTTGACGACTCAATGACTCTCGGTTGGTTGAAGCATCGCCAAATGGAACTGTCGCCAATCGCAGTCGACTACTTGAAAATGTTGAAGGAACACATCGAGGGATATGGATTTGCCATCATAGATGATGAAAAATAA
- a CDS encoding GNAT family N-acetyltransferase, giving the protein MLIRPIQKSDTPFIKQILQTDLKAAKLDIPGTAYFDTNLDTLDQYYTGNSNRGYYVVDDNGTILGGAGFGEFDLNNKVAELQKLYLSEAGRGHGLSYKLIDLIKDKAKDAGYSKLYLETHHNLTAALHIYSKAGFTRLNGPIKSSDHSNVMDGFYIMDL; this is encoded by the coding sequence ATGTTAATCAGACCAATACAAAAATCAGATACCCCATTTATTAAACAGATTCTCCAAACCGATTTAAAGGCTGCTAAACTAGATATTCCCGGAACTGCCTATTTCGACACGAATCTAGATACTTTGGATCAATATTATACTGGCAACTCCAATCGTGGATATTACGTAGTTGATGATAACGGCACAATCCTCGGTGGTGCAGGATTTGGAGAATTTGACTTAAACAATAAAGTTGCCGAACTACAAAAATTGTACTTGTCTGAAGCTGGACGTGGTCATGGACTGAGCTACAAGTTAATTGACTTAATTAAAGATAAAGCTAAAGATGCTGGATATTCAAAACTATATTTGGAGACACACCACAATTTAACAGCCGCATTACACATTTATTCCAAAGCTGGATTCACCAGACTGAATGGACCAATCAAAAGTAGCGACCACAGCAACGTAATGGATGGATTTTACATAATGGATCTTTAG